A window of the Lactuca sativa cultivar Salinas chromosome 7, Lsat_Salinas_v11, whole genome shotgun sequence genome harbors these coding sequences:
- the LOC111877320 gene encoding NEP1-interacting protein-like 1 gives MRSLLLFNANPLPFFYVIPTSTDPLRSSRILLQPANTMPDFQIETLLNLINRIFSAFLTCAFALGGALIGIITGAIKGQTTETGLLRGAGVGAVTGAITALQIMDMMANGEPFSKVALLCSLLNGKVFVEWVSPAMLKAYQWQTNAIEMSLVDMFDIETTGTRGLSEDAFSRLPKCRFANRTKINQREDEFNDINCAICLQDFEKEEEGRELPSCRHVFHLECIDEWLIRQGSCPICRRDV, from the exons ATGCGTTCCCTTCTCCTTTTCAATGCCAATCCACTCCCATTCTTCTACGTTATTCCCACCTCCACCGATCCCCTCCGTTCCTCCCGCATCTTACTCCAGCCGGCGAACACCATGCCTGATTTCCAAATCGAGACTCTTCTAAATCTAATCAACAGAATCTTCTCAGCGTTTCTCACTTGCGCCTTCGCATTAG GAGGAGCACTTATCGGAATAATCACCGGCGCAATCAAAGGGCAAACGACGGAAACGGGGCTACTTCGTGGAGCCGGTGTGGGTGCAGTCACTGGTGCGATCACAGCGTTACAGATCATGGATATGATGGCTAATGGCGAACCATTTTCGAAG GTAGCACTGCTGTGTAGTCTTCTAAATGGGAAAGTGTTCGTTGAGTGGGTTAGTCCAGCTATGCTTAAAGCTTATCAATGGCAGACGAATGCAATCGAGATGAGTTTGGTTGACATGTTCGACATTGAAACCACTGGGACAAGAGGATTATCGGAAGATGCTTTTAGTAGATTACCAAAATGCCGATTTGCAAATCGAACTAAGATTAATCAAAGGGAAGATGAATTCAATGATATAAACTGTGCGATTTGTTTGCAGGATTTtgaaaaggaagaagaaggaagagagCTACCAAGTTGCAGACATGTATTTCACTTAGAATGCATAGACGAATGGCTTATTAGGCAGGGTTCTTGCCCCATCTGTAGAAGGGACGTTTAA